The DNA segment ACTGGCTGCACCGGTTTCGTCCCGACAAATGGGCCGACGAGGAAGTGGTGTTGTGGCTGGTGCGGCCCAACGGCATCCCCGGGCGTCCAGGCTGGTTCCACGCGAGACTCGGTCTTCACCAGCACACGAACGTCGATCGCGCAGGCACCGACGCGCTCGTCTATCCGTTCACGCTGTCCGACGTTTTGCTGTGAGGCCTCTTCACGGCGCGATGGTCGACCTGGTGAGGAACACGTTGTAGGGCCCCCACTGCGAGACCAGGTAGTAAACGTGTTCGGAGTCCATCGACCAGGGATGCAGAAAACCCCCGTAAATGGCGGGGAACTCCCTGCCGGACACGACGACCTCTCCCCACGTCCACGGTCCCGTCAGCTCCGGCGCGCTGCGCAGCACAATGCCTTCCCTTCGCTCGTCGAGGTGCATCAACAGCCAGCGGTCCAGCAACCGGTGGTAGCCGACGGACATCTCCCCGACCGGGCCCTCGAACACCGGCACGGCCGCGCTCTGCCTGCGTCCCCATTCCGAGCCGGTCCAGTACTCGTATTCCCCCGTGTCGAGCAGGTTGCCAGGCAGCGCTCGCGCGAGGTAGCCGTCGCCATAGCGCCCGTTCGTGGTGCCGAACAGGTAGACGTGCTCGCCGGAGGCCGCGAAAGCGCCGAGCTGGAACCGGTTCTCCGCCCGCCACCTGTTGCCCCACCGCGCCGAGCGCGGCTTCTTCCACGTTGTTCCCCCGTCCGCGGAAACGGCGACGCCCGCGTAGTTCGTGCGCCACGTTCCCGGCGGCCCCCACTGCCGCACGGACATGTAGTGCACGTAGTGCAGTCCTTCGACGGTGACCCCGCTGTTCGGGATCACCGTCACCTCCTTGCCCTGCCCTGACGCGATGACCTGCGCCGCGCCGCCGTCCTCACGGGCGATGACACTGTCGAGCCGTAGCCCCTCCGCCAGCTCCGTGCCGCTGGAGAAGGCGAGCACGTTCTTGCGCCAGTCCGCGCTGCCCGGCCCCGCGCCGTTGCCGCACCAGCCCTCGCCGTAGGTGTCGCCGAAGAGCACGAGCACCCTGCCGTCGCCGCCGTCCCACATGATGCCCAGATCCGTCGCGACGACGGCGAACCGCTGATCGGTGCGGTTCGCCGACGCCGCGCCGGTCACCTGCCCCAGCCTTGTCGTCTCGATCACGCGCACCATGGCATCGACGGTAGTGGCAGTCAGAATGTCCGGCATGCGGTTGGTGCGCGAGCTACTTCGGTCGAGAACTACGCCCGACCAGGCATTTCTGCTCCTTTGCGCGCGCGCCGATTCACTCGGCATCCCCGGCCCGGCCGCGTTGTGCGGCCGGTGGTTCGGGTCGAGAGCCGTCGTTGCCCCGACCGTCGAGCTGCGCCCGTTCGCCGAGGTCGAGGAGGCGTTCGCCGTTCCGGCACGGCAACCGCACGTCACGGGCGAGACCGGGGGCGCGGTCGGCGGTGGCTGGTTCGGATACCTTTCCTACGACCTGACCGATCCTTCGCGGCGCGGCACCGGAATCCCCAAAGCAAGCTGGGGCTGGGCCGACCACGTACTGCGGCTCGACGAGGAAGGGCGCTGGTGGTTCGAAGCCATCGTGAGTGGCGACGTCTCCGGGCTCGCCTCCGAACTGGAATCGGTACTCGACGCCGCCCCCATCGCCGTGACTCAGCCTTCGGCCCGGCTCGAATGGCCCGTCCCCGCCGAGCACGGGGAGGCCGTGAAGAGCTGCGTCCACGCGATCGGCGAAGGGGAACTGTTCCAGGCCAACATCTGTACCCGGCTACGAGGGACGTTCGAGGGACAGCCTTCGGCGTTGTTCGCCGAGGGAGTGCGCACTCTCGCCCCGGCGAAGGCCGCCTATCTCGGCGGCGAATGGGGCGCGCTGGTGTCGATGTCGCCGGAACTGTTCCTCGCGAGATCGGGCACCCGCGTACGGTCGACGCCGATCAAAGGCACCCTTCCGCGAAGGGACGAACGAGACGCCGCGCTCGCCACGGCCCTGCGTAAGTCCACAAAGGATGTCGCGGAGAACGTGATGATCACCGACCTCGTGCGCAACGATCTCGGCAGGGTGTGCGAGGTGGGCAGCGTGCGGGTCCCCGAACTGCTCGCCGTGCGCGAGGCCCCCGGCGTGTGGCATCTCGACTCGACGGTGACCGGCGTACTCGCCCCCGGTCGCGACGACACCGAGCTGCTGAGGGCGACGTTCCCGCCGGGCTCGGTCACGGGCGCGCCGAAGCTCCGCGCGCTCGATCTCATCGCGGAACTCGAAGCCGAGCCACGCGGCTGCTACACGGGGGCGATGGGGCTCGCGTCCCCGGTGGCCGGGCTCGAACTGAACGTCGCGATCCGGACGTTCGAGATCCGGTCGGGCGAGGTGACCCTCGGCGTCGGCGGCGGGATCACGGCCGACTCCGACCCCGATGCCGAGTGGCTGGAATGCCTGCACAAAGCCGCCCCGCTTGAGGGGCTGTTCGGTACGACGGCTCAGCCTGGGTTTCCACGGGCGAGCAGCGCGGCGTCGTAAAGCTCCTTCTTCGAAACACCGGAGGCCGAAGCGATCTCGGCAGCGACGGTCTTGAGCCGCTCGCCCTGCTCGACGCGGTCGAGTACCTCGCCGACCAGATCGGCGACGTCGACATCCCTCGGTTCGGCACCGGCGAGCACGACGGTGATCTCGCCACGAACACCCTCACCGGCCCACGCGGCAAGTTCGGCGAGCGGACCCCTGCGCACTTCCTCGTAGGGCTTGGTCAGTTCCCTGCACACCGCGGCCTTCCGCGACCCACCGAGCGTGTTCGCCGCCTCACCAAGAGTGGCGGCAACGCGGTGGGGTGACTCGAAGAAGACGACCGTGCGAGGTTCCTTGATCAGCCCGGCGAGCCACCGCGCCTTCTCACCCGCCTTGCGGGGCGCGAAACCCTCGAAACAGAACCGGTCGCTCGGCAACCCGGAAAGGGCGAGCGCCGTTGTCACGGCCGACGGCCCCGGCAGGCAGGTGACCGGCAAATCCTCCGCGACGCAGGCCGCGACCAGCCGGTATCCGGGATCGGACACGCTCGGCATGCCCGCGTCGGTGACCAGCAGTACCAGCTCACCGGCACGCACTGATTCGACCAGCCTCGGCAGTCTCGCCGTCTCGACGTCCTCGTAGAAGCTCACCACCTTGCCCGACGGTGTCGCGCCGAGCGCGGTGGCAAGCGAACGCAGCCTGCGGGTGTCTTCGGCGGCGATGACGTCGGCTTCGCCGAGCGCCCGCACGAGGCGTGGGGAGGCGTCGCGGGAATCGCCGAGCGGGGTCGCCGCGAGTACGAGGGTCACCAGCCGAGGCTATCCGGGGCGTCGACACCGTGTTGACGTCACCGCCCGTAGGATCGGGCCCCGTGACCGCACTCCTCACCCGCTCGCCTGGGGGCGCGGGCCCGGGAAC comes from the Prauserella marina genome and includes:
- a CDS encoding DUF4185 domain-containing protein; the encoded protein is MVRVIETTRLGQVTGAASANRTDQRFAVVATDLGIMWDGGDGRVLVLFGDTYGEGWCGNGAGPGSADWRKNVLAFSSGTELAEGLRLDSVIAREDGGAAQVIASGQGKEVTVIPNSGVTVEGLHYVHYMSVRQWGPPGTWRTNYAGVAVSADGGTTWKKPRSARWGNRWRAENRFQLGAFAASGEHVYLFGTTNGRYGDGYLARALPGNLLDTGEYEYWTGSEWGRRQSAAVPVFEGPVGEMSVGYHRLLDRWLLMHLDERREGIVLRSAPELTGPWTWGEVVVSGREFPAIYGGFLHPWSMDSEHVYYLVSQWGPYNVFLTRSTIAP
- a CDS encoding aminodeoxychorismate synthase component I, with the protein product MRLVRELLRSRTTPDQAFLLLCARADSLGIPGPAALCGRWFGSRAVVAPTVELRPFAEVEEAFAVPARQPHVTGETGGAVGGGWFGYLSYDLTDPSRRGTGIPKASWGWADHVLRLDEEGRWWFEAIVSGDVSGLASELESVLDAAPIAVTQPSARLEWPVPAEHGEAVKSCVHAIGEGELFQANICTRLRGTFEGQPSALFAEGVRTLAPAKAAYLGGEWGALVSMSPELFLARSGTRVRSTPIKGTLPRRDERDAALATALRKSTKDVAENVMITDLVRNDLGRVCEVGSVRVPELLAVREAPGVWHLDSTVTGVLAPGRDDTELLRATFPPGSVTGAPKLRALDLIAELEAEPRGCYTGAMGLASPVAGLELNVAIRTFEIRSGEVTLGVGGGITADSDPDAEWLECLHKAAPLEGLFGTTAQPGFPRASSAAS
- the rsmI gene encoding 16S rRNA (cytidine(1402)-2'-O)-methyltransferase; the protein is MTLVLAATPLGDSRDASPRLVRALGEADVIAAEDTRRLRSLATALGATPSGKVVSFYEDVETARLPRLVESVRAGELVLLVTDAGMPSVSDPGYRLVAACVAEDLPVTCLPGPSAVTTALALSGLPSDRFCFEGFAPRKAGEKARWLAGLIKEPRTVVFFESPHRVAATLGEAANTLGGSRKAAVCRELTKPYEEVRRGPLAELAAWAGEGVRGEITVVLAGAEPRDVDVADLVGEVLDRVEQGERLKTVAAEIASASGVSKKELYDAALLARGNPG